Proteins encoded in a region of the Bacillus sp. T3 genome:
- the ahpF gene encoding alkyl hydroperoxide reductase subunit F, which translates to MILDADIKAQLAQYLQLMEGDVLIKVSAGSDEVSRDMLALIDELATMSSHIKVENTTLPRTPSFNVNRIGEDTGVTFAGIPLGHEFTSLVLALLQVSGRAPKVDQQTIDQVKSIKGDYHFESYISLTCHNCPDVVQALNLMTILNPNITHTMIDGAAFKKEVESKDILAVPTVYLNGEAFGSGRMTLEEILAKMGSGQDASELSDKEPFDVLVVGGGPAGASAAIYAARKGIRTGIVAERFGGQIMDTMAIENFISMTYTEGPKLAASLEEHVKEYDIDVMNLQRAKRLEKKDLIEVELENGAVLKSKTVILSTGARWRNVGVPGEAEFKNKGVAYCPHCDGPLFEGKDVAVIGGGNSGIEAAIDLAGIVKHVTVLEFMPELKADAVLQERLYSLPNVTVHKNVQTKEITGTDKVNGISYVDRETGEEHHTELQGVFVQIGLVPNTDWLGDTIERTRIGEIVVDKRGLTSIPGVYAAGDCTDSPYKQIIISMGSGATAALGAFDYLIRN; encoded by the coding sequence ATGATATTAGATGCTGATATAAAAGCACAACTAGCCCAATATCTTCAATTAATGGAGGGCGATGTGCTTATAAAGGTTAGTGCTGGGTCTGATGAGGTTTCTCGTGACATGCTGGCTCTAATCGATGAATTAGCTACAATGTCCTCCCACATAAAAGTGGAGAACACGACATTGCCAAGAACTCCGAGCTTTAATGTCAATCGGATCGGCGAAGATACAGGAGTTACCTTCGCTGGTATCCCTCTTGGGCATGAATTTACATCTTTAGTATTGGCTCTTTTACAGGTTAGTGGAAGAGCACCAAAGGTTGATCAGCAGACAATCGATCAAGTGAAAAGCATAAAAGGTGATTATCACTTTGAATCCTACATTAGCTTAACCTGCCACAATTGTCCTGATGTTGTGCAAGCGCTGAATTTAATGACTATTCTCAACCCTAATATTACACATACGATGATTGATGGTGCAGCATTTAAAAAAGAAGTAGAAAGTAAAGATATCCTAGCTGTACCAACTGTTTACCTAAATGGTGAAGCCTTTGGCAGCGGCCGAATGACACTTGAAGAAATCCTCGCCAAGATGGGAAGCGGCCAGGATGCCTCAGAGCTTTCTGATAAAGAGCCATTTGATGTGCTTGTTGTTGGTGGTGGACCAGCTGGTGCAAGTGCAGCCATCTATGCAGCACGTAAAGGCATCCGCACAGGTATTGTCGCTGAACGATTCGGCGGTCAGATAATGGATACCATGGCGATTGAGAATTTCATCAGTATGACCTATACTGAAGGTCCTAAGCTTGCTGCAAGTCTAGAAGAGCATGTCAAAGAGTATGACATCGATGTCATGAACTTACAGCGTGCCAAGCGTTTAGAGAAGAAAGACCTTATCGAAGTGGAACTGGAAAACGGCGCTGTTCTCAAGAGCAAAACCGTTATCCTATCAACCGGGGCACGCTGGCGTAATGTAGGCGTTCCAGGTGAAGCTGAATTCAAAAACAAAGGCGTTGCCTATTGCCCTCATTGTGATGGGCCTTTGTTTGAAGGCAAGGACGTTGCGGTGATTGGCGGCGGAAATTCCGGAATTGAGGCAGCCATTGATCTTGCTGGTATTGTGAAACATGTAACAGTGCTTGAGTTCATGCCAGAATTGAAAGCTGATGCCGTCCTTCAAGAGCGTCTTTACAGTCTTCCTAACGTAACCGTCCATAAAAACGTTCAAACGAAAGAAATCACTGGAACTGACAAAGTAAACGGTATTTCTTATGTTGATCGTGAGACAGGAGAAGAACATCACACTGAACTGCAGGGTGTATTTGTTCAAATCGGTCTTGTTCCTAATACAGATTGGTTAGGAGACACAATTGAACGTACACGCATCGGCGAAATCGTTGTTGATAAACGTGGCCTTACAAGTATTCCTGGAGTATACGCTGCAGGGGATTGTACCGATAGTCCATACAAGCAAATCATTATCTCAATGGGATCAGG
- the ahpC gene encoding alkyl hydroperoxide reductase subunit C, which translates to MSLIGKEVQSFSAKAFHNGEFIDVSEQNFKGKWSVVCFYPADFTFVCPTELEDLQNQYATLKELGVEVYSVSTDTHFTHKAWHDHSEAISKIEYIMVGDPSQKISRIFDVLNEDEGLADRGTFIIDPDGVIQTVEINAGGIGRDASTVVNKIKAAQYVRNNPGEVCPAKWEEGSATLKPSLDLVGKI; encoded by the coding sequence ATGTCACTAATTGGAAAAGAAGTACAATCATTCTCAGCAAAAGCATTTCATAACGGTGAGTTTATCGATGTTTCTGAACAAAACTTTAAAGGTAAATGGAGTGTAGTTTGCTTCTACCCTGCAGATTTTACCTTCGTATGTCCAACTGAGCTTGAAGATTTGCAAAACCAATACGCAACCTTAAAGGAACTTGGGGTTGAAGTATATTCTGTTTCTACAGATACTCATTTTACACATAAAGCATGGCATGATCATTCAGAAGCTATTAGCAAAATTGAATATATTATGGTCGGTGACCCATCTCAAAAAATCTCTCGCATCTTTGATGTACTAAACGAAGATGAGGGTCTTGCTGATCGTGGTACTTTCATCATCGATCCAGATGGTGTTATTCAAACGGTTGAAATCAACGCTGGCGGCATCGGCCGTGATGCTAGCACAGTCGTAAACAAGATTAAGGCTGCACAATATGTTCGCAACAATCCAGGTGAAGTTTGCCCAGCAAAATGGGAAGAAGGATCTGCAACTCTTAAGCCTAGCCTTGATCTTGTAGGAAAGATTTAA
- the bglA gene encoding 6-phospho-beta-glucosidase BglA has translation MAKLPKDFLWGGALAAHQFEGGWNQGGKGPSVVDVLTAGAHGVPRRLTETVEANEFYPNHEAIDFYHKYKEDIALFAEMGLKCLRTSIGWSRIFPNGDEAEPCEEGLQFYDDVFDELLKYGIEPVITLSHFEMPLHLAREYGGFKNRKVVDFFAKFAEACFNRYKDKVKYWMTFNEINNQMDVNNPLFLWTNSGVTIEEGENAKEVMYQAGHHELVASALAVAKGKEINPEFQIGAMVSHVPIYPFSCNPEDVMLAEEEMRQRYFFADVHVRGYYPSYALKEFEREGYNIKFEEGDDEILRNGTVDYLGFSYYMSTTVKSDVVKDNRGDIVNGALPNGVENPYIKSSDWGWAIDPTGLRYTLNRFYDRYQIPLFIVENGFGAVDTVEEDGSIHDPERIQYLKSHIEAVEQAVNYDGVDLMGYTPWGIIDIVSFTTGEMKKRYGMIYVDRDNEGNGSMKRYKKDSFNWYKNVIETNGEEL, from the coding sequence ATGGCAAAATTACCAAAGGATTTTTTATGGGGCGGTGCCTTAGCTGCTCACCAATTTGAAGGTGGTTGGAATCAAGGGGGTAAAGGACCAAGTGTCGTTGATGTCTTAACCGCTGGTGCCCACGGTGTACCTAGAAGACTAACAGAAACAGTCGAAGCAAATGAATTTTATCCGAACCACGAAGCAATTGATTTCTATCATAAATATAAAGAGGATATCGCATTATTTGCGGAAATGGGACTGAAATGTTTACGGACATCGATCGGTTGGAGCAGAATTTTCCCAAATGGAGACGAAGCAGAGCCATGCGAAGAAGGCTTACAATTTTATGATGATGTATTTGATGAATTACTAAAGTATGGAATTGAACCTGTTATTACATTATCTCACTTCGAAATGCCGTTACATTTGGCAAGAGAATATGGCGGTTTTAAAAATAGAAAAGTGGTAGACTTTTTCGCGAAATTTGCTGAAGCTTGCTTCAACAGATATAAAGATAAAGTGAAATACTGGATGACATTTAACGAAATCAATAACCAAATGGATGTTAATAATCCATTATTCTTGTGGACAAATTCTGGTGTTACGATAGAAGAGGGCGAAAATGCGAAAGAAGTTATGTACCAAGCAGGTCATCACGAATTAGTCGCAAGTGCATTAGCTGTAGCAAAAGGAAAAGAAATTAACCCTGAATTCCAAATTGGGGCGATGGTTTCACATGTGCCAATTTATCCGTTTTCATGTAATCCTGAGGACGTAATGCTTGCTGAAGAAGAAATGAGACAGCGCTACTTCTTTGCTGATGTCCATGTTCGCGGTTATTATCCAAGCTACGCGTTAAAGGAATTTGAACGTGAAGGGTACAATATCAAGTTCGAAGAAGGCGATGATGAAATCTTAAGAAACGGTACTGTTGATTATTTAGGCTTCAGCTATTACATGTCTACAACTGTTAAAAGTGATGTTGTAAAGGATAATAGAGGAGATATCGTTAATGGTGCACTACCTAATGGTGTGGAGAATCCGTACATCAAGTCAAGTGACTGGGGCTGGGCGATTGACCCAACTGGGCTGCGCTATACATTAAACCGTTTCTATGATCGCTATCAAATTCCGTTATTTATCGTTGAAAACGGATTTGGCGCAGTGGATACGGTTGAAGAAGACGGTTCTATTCATGACCCAGAAAGAATTCAATATTTAAAATCACATATTGAAGCAGTAGAACAAGCTGTAAATTACGATGGTGTTGATTTAATGGGCTATACGCCATGGGGAATCATTGATATTGTGTCGTTCACAACAGGCGAAATGAAAAAACGCTATGGCATGATCTATGTTGACCGTGATAATGAAGGAAATGGATCAATGAAGCGCTATAAGAAGGATTCTTTTAACTGGTATAAAAACGTAATTGAAACAAATGGTGAAGAATTATAA
- a CDS encoding MurR/RpiR family transcriptional regulator has product MVEQNSCLSTIKFIYNDLSEKDKLIADYILNDPNKVVHGTIYQIAEELSVAEATVFRFCKRLGFKGYQAMKIALASEIVNPTIHDFYDAIEESDDEAEVVQKVFRFNIKTLEDTLRILDKDKLINAVNAMKEAKRIDFYGSGGSGTIALDAYHKFVRTGVTTNAYLDTHFQIMAASQLKKGDVAVLISHSGVNKDILDILEIAKENGAKTIGITSFAKTPLSQQVDIPLYTVSEETEYRSEALASRLAQLTIIDALFVNFMKARKEETQVALQKIRKAISMKKL; this is encoded by the coding sequence ATGGTAGAGCAAAACAGTTGTTTATCTACGATAAAATTTATTTATAACGACCTAAGTGAGAAAGATAAATTAATTGCAGATTATATTCTCAATGATCCTAACAAAGTTGTTCATGGGACAATTTATCAAATCGCTGAGGAATTAAGTGTGGCTGAAGCAACTGTCTTTCGCTTTTGTAAGAGATTAGGCTTCAAAGGATATCAGGCAATGAAAATTGCGCTTGCATCTGAAATAGTAAATCCTACCATACATGATTTTTATGATGCGATTGAGGAATCTGATGATGAGGCCGAGGTCGTTCAGAAAGTTTTTCGTTTTAATATAAAAACCTTAGAAGATACTTTAAGGATTCTAGACAAGGACAAGCTGATAAATGCAGTAAATGCTATGAAAGAGGCCAAGAGAATTGATTTTTATGGGAGTGGTGGATCTGGGACGATTGCCCTAGACGCGTACCATAAATTTGTTCGCACTGGTGTTACAACAAATGCATATTTAGATACTCATTTTCAAATAATGGCTGCTTCCCAATTAAAAAAGGGAGACGTAGCTGTCTTGATCTCTCATTCTGGAGTAAATAAAGATATACTCGATATTCTTGAAATTGCAAAGGAAAATGGCGCGAAAACAATCGGTATTACTAGCTTCGCTAAAACACCATTATCACAACAGGTTGACATTCCGCTTTATACAGTTTCCGAGGAGACAGAATATCGTTCGGAAGCACTTGCTTCGCGCTTAGCTCAGCTAACGATTATCGATGCCCTGTTTGTAAACTTTATGAAGGCACGGAAAGAAGAAACTCAAGTTGCTTTACAAAAAATCAGAAAAGCCATTTCTATGAAAAAGCTTTAA
- a CDS encoding GntP family permease has protein sequence MPLIIVAIGIIALLLLIMGLKLNTFISLIIVSFGVALALGMPLEEVVKTIEAGLGGTLGHLALIFGLGAMLGKLIADSGGAQRIAMTLVNKFGEKNIQWAVVAASFIIGIALFFEVGLVLLIPIVFAISKELKISILYLGIPMTAALSVTHGFLPPHPGPTVIAGEYGANIGEVLLYGFIIAVPTVFLAGPVFTKIAKKLVPASFTKTGSIASLGDQKTFKLEETPGFGISVFTALLPVILMSIATIITLLQKTIGFEDNSFLAVIRFIGDAGTSMLISLMVAVYTMGLARKIPIKTVMESCTTAITHIGMMLLIIGGGGAFKQVLINGGVGDYVAELFKGTSLSPILLAWIIAAILRISLGSATVAALTTAGLVIPMLGHSDVNLALVVLATGAGSLIASHVNDAGFWMFKEYFGLSMKETFATWTLLETIISVAGLGFILLLSLFV, from the coding sequence ATGCCGTTAATCATTGTGGCAATTGGAATAATTGCACTTTTACTATTAATCATGGGTCTAAAACTCAATACGTTTATTTCACTCATTATCGTTTCGTTTGGCGTTGCTTTAGCACTGGGGATGCCATTAGAGGAAGTTGTTAAGACCATTGAAGCAGGACTAGGCGGAACGCTCGGACACTTAGCCTTAATCTTTGGACTTGGTGCGATGCTAGGAAAACTAATCGCTGATTCTGGCGGTGCACAACGAATTGCGATGACGCTAGTAAATAAATTCGGCGAGAAAAATATTCAATGGGCGGTTGTGGCTGCTTCATTCATTATTGGAATTGCTCTATTTTTTGAAGTAGGTCTAGTATTGTTGATTCCGATCGTATTTGCGATTTCAAAAGAATTAAAGATTTCAATTTTGTACCTTGGGATTCCGATGACAGCTGCCTTATCTGTCACACACGGCTTCTTACCGCCACACCCAGGACCAACGGTGATCGCTGGGGAGTATGGCGCAAACATTGGCGAAGTTTTACTTTATGGTTTCATTATTGCTGTTCCAACTGTTTTTCTAGCTGGGCCAGTCTTTACGAAGATCGCGAAAAAGCTTGTTCCTGCATCGTTTACCAAGACAGGCAGTATCGCTTCTTTAGGAGATCAAAAAACTTTCAAGCTTGAAGAAACTCCAGGCTTTGGAATCAGTGTTTTTACGGCATTACTTCCTGTTATTTTAATGTCGATTGCCACAATTATTACGTTGCTTCAAAAAACAATTGGGTTTGAAGATAATAGTTTCCTAGCTGTGATTCGATTTATCGGAGATGCGGGTACTTCGATGTTGATCTCCCTAATGGTTGCAGTCTATACCATGGGCTTGGCTAGAAAAATCCCAATCAAAACCGTGATGGAATCTTGTACAACGGCGATTACTCATATTGGGATGATGCTGCTAATCATTGGCGGCGGCGGTGCCTTCAAGCAAGTATTAATTAACGGCGGCGTTGGTGATTATGTCGCTGAATTATTCAAAGGAACGTCTTTATCACCGATCCTACTTGCTTGGATTATTGCAGCAATTCTACGTATTTCATTAGGGTCTGCCACTGTCGCAGCATTAACAACGGCTGGTTTGGTAATCCCAATGCTCGGCCATTCAGATGTTAACCTGGCTTTAGTGGTGCTCGCAACAGGTGCAGGAAGCTTAATTGCTTCACACGTAAATGATGCTGGTTTCTGGATGTTTAAAGAGTACTTTGGTTTATCGATGAAGGAAACCTTTGCGACATGGACCTTGCTTGAGACGATTATTTCTGTAGCTGGATTAGGGTTTATCTTATTACTAAGTTTGTTTGTATAG